The Thermoproteota archaeon genome segment GTAGAGTCGGAATCCCTCATCGAATGGATCCCACCGAGGGCTGGAACTGTGGCCTTCCCCCGCTACATACTCGACATGCCCTTTGGGGAGCTGGCTCTCAGGCTGATCAGGGAGAAAGGGGTGTTCTTGGTACCGGGTTGTTGCTTTGAGATGGAGGGGCACTTCAGGATAGGCTTCGGGGGTGACAGCGAGGAGCTAAGGGAAGGACTCAGGAGGTTCAGTGATCTGCTGAGCGGGTTGTAGTTGGGGCAGCTTGGGTCAAGAGCGTTGTACTTTAGGTCGAAGCTATATTCACTCCCCTATCTCTTCCTATTCCCATAAATCTAACCGTAAAACTTTCGAAAACTCAACCGAATTTGTTGAATGTCTGGCAACTCTTATATAGGATCTTGCTGATATTCCCGCGATGAAGAGAAGGCTGATCATAGAGGGAGAGAAAGTTCAGGACATAGGCTACCGCATGTTCCTCCTAAATCTAGCTGGTGAGCACGACTTGACCGGTTTCCAAGCTCGTAATGTGGGAAAGAAGGCGGTAGAGGCCCTCTACGAGGGGGACGATGAAGCTGTAAGGGCGTTCGAATCAGATGTCAGGGAGATGATGCCTGAGGGCGCTCGAGCGGATAGGATCCATTTCGAGGACTACGATGGTCCGGTCAAGGACATAGAGAGGTTCAGGTCCCACTTCATGACCCTCC includes the following:
- a CDS encoding acylphosphatase; this translates as MKRRLIIEGEKVQDIGYRMFLLNLAGEHDLTGFQARNVGKKAVEALYEGDDEAVRAFESDVREMMPEGARADRIHFEDYDGPVKDIERFRSHFMTLQLGKMIEVGLTMIQKQDETLEELRAFREESKQNQETMIQNQQLMIQKQDETLEELKGIRKDLKSILDRRLTALERDVALIKERLGIE